The following are encoded in a window of Pyxidicoccus trucidator genomic DNA:
- a CDS encoding alpha-2-macroglobulin family protein, which translates to MHRTLWTRASSSALLLLLSLLLTASPALGQGKAPPSWKAIDALVSEQKVEAAAQGAEARLERAKGRADEAEWVKALVRTVQLRTALHGYETSVRFLREQAWPKGVLPRATLNLFYASSLVTYAQAYGWEVRQREAVASTGPVDLKSWTYEQILTEAQRAYEEVWKQREQLGTEPVKALAEYIQPNTYPAGIRSTLRDAVSYLWVGVLADSSHWRPEHANEVYRLDLRALLEGTPTVALTDPNVHPLVKVTAVLGDLEAWHRAAGRREAALEARLKRYEVLYAHFTEKDDQTRIRQHLAAHLAPFRDVAWWGMGQGLLAELERAADHAVRAHALAKTCVDAFPKTPGSQRCAALLSALEAPDFRLTSMQSDGPRRRSVELTHRNVPAVHFRAYAFDLEKRLTKVDDYNILPYGDAILRQMAGQKPVASWSVQLPQTQDFREHRTFVTPPLEQPGTYIIAVSAREDFGTKDNRVQAVFMTVSPWVIVTRSTGGTSVEARVLQGDSGRPATEVPVRLILVDYNKGFREAAKATTDPQGEVTFPAPQGQRYQSYILVAGRGRDTLLHPGGFSFYSRDEPKEHTSSLVFTDRTVYRPLQKVLWKAVAFRGRGDQARYRTLPAERLVVSLMDPNHQVVERKEVRTNGFGSAAGEFVVPTGRVLGGWTVRVESGGAASIRVEEYKRPTFEVTLKDPDAPLRINRPATFKGEARYYFGLPVASGTVRWRAFREPVLPWWWWWDTSSIPVKRQVVASGTSALAEDGGFGITFTPEVDERSSRTPGLTWRYRIEADATDEGGETRSANRAFRLGFVAVEGRVDADEGFFREGVAAEVRLVRSTLDGAPQPGAGRWRLVALKQPAQPLLPADEPVVAPPTVEVDPEAVRTPTPGDKLRPRWGTEYTPKATLARWQDGTEQAKGAVQHDAEGVARVKLPALKAGAYRLHYETTDAFGQTFTVAREVLVAGAAAPIALPASLVLERDTVRVGEVARLLAFSGYEGQPLMLDLYQGERRVLRKALTGGKAPVVVEVPVTEDLRGGFTAVLVAVRDWQYLSFSEPVFVPWDDKELALEFATFRDKLRPGAKETWRVTVRGPKGAKVEAGAAELLAYMYDQSLDLFAPHVPQSVASLYPRRATTVDLRASLGVSGAQWLVSDDFGEVKGWEPPTPDSLRFEDSYGLGGPGYRRNKGYTMGGMVHRQAASAPRPTAAREARSFESLEGAPPPPPPAPPAEAAKQESKAQADGRAQAAEAAPAEGLRSNFAETAFWVPQLLMGPDGTATLEFTVPDSVTAWSVWVHALTRDLKGGSVQRTTRSVKELMVRPYVPRFLREGDRAVLEVVVNNAAERPQQGTLTLDIVDAQTQKSLLADFGVKGASQSFNVAAGRGTNLRFALTAPAKVGAVAFRVEARAGNLSDGELRPLPVLPGRMHLAQSRFVTLKGKSSKTMTFEDLRAGGDPTRVNEQLVVTVDAQLFYAALQSLPYLMDYPYECTEQTLNRFVSSGILASLYGQYPEVAKMAKKLSERSTRFETWDAVDPNRKMSLEETPWLEMAKGGGDADADLVRVLDPKVAAAERTASMAKLRKAQTSSGGFPWWPGGPPSPYMTLYILHGLSRAMEYGVEVPPEMTRNAWGYVARHFRDEYAEKLMKKNQGWEFLTFLNYVASAYPNERFTGEALTAAERERMLAFSYKHWKKHSPYLKGYLALTLKRAGQGKDAERVWESVMDSAKTSEELGTYWAPEDRSWLWYNDTTETHAFALRTLTELKPKDPRREGLVQWLLLDKKLNHWKSTRATAEALYALVKYLQSEGALGVREDAKVTVGPRVVQMEFSPDEYTGKKNQVVVPGPELNPATMSSVVVEKTTPGFAFASATWHFSTEKLPEEERGDFFQVSRRYFRREREGREAVLQPLAEGAALKPGDEVEVQISLRTKHAAEYVHLRDPRAAGLEPENAQSRHKWDLGIVWYEETRDSGTNFFFEWLPAGEYTFKYRLRANMAGTFRVGPATVQSMYAPEFTAYSTGAVLTVSPAK; encoded by the coding sequence ATGCATCGGACCCTCTGGACCCGCGCGTCCTCCTCCGCCCTGTTGCTGCTGTTGTCGCTGCTGCTGACCGCCTCGCCCGCACTGGGGCAGGGGAAGGCCCCGCCTTCGTGGAAGGCCATCGACGCGCTCGTGTCGGAGCAGAAGGTGGAGGCCGCGGCGCAGGGCGCCGAGGCCCGCCTGGAGCGGGCGAAGGGCCGCGCGGACGAGGCGGAGTGGGTGAAGGCGCTGGTGCGCACGGTACAGCTGCGCACCGCCCTGCACGGGTACGAGACGTCGGTGCGCTTCCTGCGCGAGCAGGCCTGGCCCAAGGGCGTGCTGCCGCGCGCCACGCTGAACCTCTTCTACGCGAGCTCGCTCGTCACGTACGCGCAGGCGTACGGGTGGGAGGTGCGCCAGCGCGAGGCGGTGGCCTCCACCGGCCCGGTGGACCTCAAGTCGTGGACGTACGAGCAGATCCTCACCGAGGCGCAGCGCGCCTACGAGGAGGTGTGGAAGCAGCGCGAGCAGCTGGGCACCGAGCCGGTGAAGGCGCTGGCCGAGTACATCCAGCCCAACACGTACCCGGCGGGCATCCGCTCCACGCTGCGTGACGCCGTCTCGTACCTGTGGGTGGGCGTGCTGGCGGACAGCTCCCACTGGCGGCCCGAGCATGCCAACGAGGTGTACCGCCTGGACCTGCGCGCGCTCCTGGAGGGCACGCCGACGGTGGCGCTGACGGACCCGAACGTCCACCCGCTGGTGAAGGTGACGGCGGTGCTGGGCGATTTGGAGGCGTGGCACCGTGCCGCCGGCCGGCGCGAGGCGGCGCTGGAGGCGCGGCTGAAGCGCTACGAGGTGCTGTACGCGCACTTCACCGAGAAGGACGACCAGACCCGCATCCGCCAGCACCTCGCCGCGCACCTCGCGCCCTTCCGCGACGTGGCGTGGTGGGGCATGGGGCAGGGGCTGCTCGCGGAATTGGAGCGCGCCGCGGACCACGCGGTGCGCGCGCACGCGCTGGCGAAGACCTGCGTGGACGCCTTCCCCAAGACGCCAGGCTCGCAGCGCTGCGCCGCCTTGCTGAGCGCGCTGGAGGCCCCGGACTTCCGCCTGACCTCCATGCAGTCGGATGGCCCGCGCCGTCGCTCCGTCGAGCTCACCCACCGCAACGTGCCGGCCGTCCACTTCCGCGCCTACGCCTTCGACCTGGAGAAGCGGCTGACGAAGGTGGACGACTACAACATCCTGCCCTACGGGGACGCGATACTCCGCCAGATGGCGGGCCAGAAGCCGGTGGCCTCGTGGAGCGTCCAGCTTCCCCAGACGCAGGACTTCCGGGAGCACCGCACCTTCGTCACGCCGCCGCTGGAGCAGCCGGGCACATACATCATCGCCGTCTCCGCGCGCGAGGACTTCGGCACCAAGGACAACCGCGTGCAGGCGGTGTTCATGACGGTGTCGCCGTGGGTCATCGTCACGCGCAGCACCGGCGGCACCTCGGTGGAGGCGCGGGTGCTGCAGGGCGACTCCGGCCGGCCCGCGACGGAAGTCCCCGTGAGGCTCATCCTCGTCGACTACAACAAGGGCTTCCGCGAGGCGGCCAAAGCCACCACGGACCCGCAGGGGGAGGTGACCTTCCCGGCGCCCCAGGGGCAGCGGTACCAAAGCTACATCCTGGTGGCGGGGCGCGGGCGCGACACGCTGCTGCACCCCGGCGGCTTCTCGTTCTACTCGCGCGACGAGCCGAAGGAGCACACCTCGTCGCTCGTCTTCACGGACCGCACCGTGTACCGCCCGTTGCAGAAGGTGCTGTGGAAGGCCGTGGCCTTCCGTGGGCGCGGCGACCAGGCGCGCTACCGGACGCTGCCGGCGGAGCGGCTGGTGGTGTCGCTGATGGACCCCAACCACCAGGTGGTCGAGCGCAAGGAAGTGCGCACCAACGGGTTCGGCTCGGCGGCGGGAGAGTTCGTCGTGCCCACCGGCCGCGTGCTCGGCGGATGGACGGTGCGGGTGGAGTCGGGTGGCGCCGCCAGCATCCGCGTGGAGGAGTACAAGCGGCCCACCTTCGAGGTGACGCTGAAGGACCCGGACGCGCCGCTGCGCATCAACCGGCCGGCCACCTTCAAGGGCGAGGCGCGCTACTACTTCGGCCTGCCGGTGGCGTCCGGCACCGTGCGCTGGCGTGCCTTCCGCGAGCCGGTGCTGCCCTGGTGGTGGTGGTGGGACACGTCCTCCATTCCCGTGAAGCGGCAGGTGGTGGCGTCCGGCACGTCCGCGCTGGCCGAGGACGGCGGCTTCGGCATCACCTTCACCCCCGAGGTGGACGAGCGCTCCTCGCGCACGCCGGGGCTCACCTGGCGCTATCGAATCGAAGCGGACGCGACGGACGAGGGCGGTGAGACGCGCTCGGCCAACCGCGCCTTCCGGCTCGGCTTCGTCGCGGTGGAGGGACGCGTGGACGCGGACGAGGGCTTCTTCCGCGAGGGCGTGGCCGCCGAGGTGCGGCTGGTGCGCTCCACGCTGGACGGCGCGCCGCAGCCCGGCGCGGGCCGCTGGCGGCTCGTGGCCCTGAAGCAGCCCGCTCAGCCCCTGCTGCCCGCGGACGAGCCCGTCGTGGCGCCTCCCACCGTGGAGGTGGACCCGGAGGCGGTGCGTACGCCCACGCCGGGCGACAAGCTCCGGCCGCGCTGGGGCACGGAGTACACGCCGAAGGCGACGCTGGCCCGCTGGCAGGACGGCACCGAGCAGGCGAAGGGCGCCGTGCAGCACGACGCGGAGGGCGTGGCCCGGGTGAAGCTGCCCGCGCTGAAGGCCGGGGCGTACCGGCTGCACTACGAGACGACGGACGCCTTCGGTCAGACGTTCACCGTGGCGCGTGAGGTGCTGGTGGCCGGCGCGGCCGCGCCGATTGCACTGCCCGCGTCGCTGGTGCTGGAGCGCGACACGGTGCGAGTGGGCGAGGTGGCGCGGCTGCTGGCCTTCTCCGGCTACGAGGGACAGCCCCTGATGCTGGACCTGTACCAGGGCGAGCGGCGCGTGCTGCGCAAGGCGCTGACGGGCGGCAAGGCCCCGGTGGTGGTGGAGGTGCCGGTGACGGAGGACTTGCGCGGCGGCTTCACCGCGGTGCTGGTGGCCGTGCGCGACTGGCAGTACCTCAGCTTCTCCGAGCCCGTGTTCGTCCCGTGGGACGACAAGGAGCTGGCGCTGGAGTTCGCCACCTTCCGCGACAAGCTGCGGCCCGGCGCGAAGGAGACGTGGCGCGTGACGGTGCGCGGGCCGAAGGGCGCGAAGGTGGAGGCCGGCGCCGCCGAGCTGCTCGCGTATATGTATGACCAGTCGCTGGACCTGTTCGCGCCGCACGTGCCGCAGAGCGTGGCGTCGCTCTATCCGCGCCGCGCGACGACGGTGGACCTGCGCGCGTCGCTGGGGGTATCTGGCGCCCAGTGGCTCGTCAGCGACGACTTCGGCGAGGTGAAGGGGTGGGAGCCGCCGACGCCGGACTCCCTGCGCTTCGAGGACAGCTATGGCCTGGGAGGCCCCGGCTACCGGCGCAACAAGGGCTATACGATGGGGGGCATGGTGCACCGCCAGGCCGCCTCGGCCCCCAGGCCGACCGCCGCGCGGGAGGCCAGGTCGTTCGAGTCGCTCGAGGGTGCGCCGCCTCCACCGCCCCCCGCGCCTCCCGCCGAGGCGGCGAAGCAGGAGTCGAAGGCGCAGGCGGATGGCCGGGCCCAGGCGGCCGAGGCCGCTCCCGCCGAGGGGCTCCGCTCCAACTTCGCGGAGACGGCGTTCTGGGTGCCGCAGCTCCTCATGGGGCCGGATGGTACGGCGACGCTGGAGTTCACCGTGCCCGACTCGGTGACGGCGTGGAGCGTGTGGGTCCACGCGCTGACGCGTGACTTGAAGGGCGGCTCGGTGCAGCGCACCACCCGCAGCGTGAAGGAGCTGATGGTGCGGCCGTACGTGCCGCGCTTCCTGCGCGAGGGCGACCGGGCGGTGCTGGAGGTGGTGGTGAACAACGCGGCGGAGCGGCCCCAGCAGGGCACGCTGACGCTCGACATCGTGGACGCCCAGACGCAGAAGAGCCTGCTGGCGGACTTCGGCGTCAAGGGCGCGTCCCAGTCCTTCAACGTGGCGGCCGGCCGGGGCACGAACCTGCGCTTCGCGCTCACCGCGCCCGCGAAGGTGGGGGCGGTGGCCTTCCGCGTGGAGGCGCGCGCCGGCAACCTGAGCGACGGCGAGCTGCGCCCGCTGCCCGTGCTCCCGGGCCGCATGCACCTGGCGCAGTCGCGCTTCGTCACGCTGAAGGGGAAGTCCTCGAAGACGATGACCTTCGAGGACCTGCGCGCGGGTGGGGACCCGACGCGGGTGAACGAGCAGCTCGTCGTCACGGTGGACGCGCAGCTCTTCTACGCGGCGCTCCAGTCGCTGCCGTACCTGATGGACTACCCCTACGAGTGCACGGAGCAGACGCTCAACCGCTTCGTGTCCTCCGGCATCCTCGCCAGCCTCTACGGGCAGTACCCCGAGGTGGCGAAGATGGCGAAGAAGCTGAGCGAGCGCTCCACCCGCTTCGAGACGTGGGACGCGGTGGACCCGAACCGGAAGATGTCGCTGGAGGAGACGCCCTGGCTGGAGATGGCCAAGGGCGGCGGGGACGCGGACGCCGACCTGGTGCGGGTGCTGGACCCGAAGGTGGCCGCCGCCGAGCGCACCGCGTCCATGGCGAAGCTGCGCAAGGCGCAGACGTCCAGCGGTGGCTTCCCGTGGTGGCCGGGCGGGCCGCCGTCGCCGTACATGACGCTCTACATCCTCCACGGCCTGTCGCGCGCCATGGAGTACGGCGTGGAAGTCCCGCCGGAGATGACGCGCAACGCGTGGGGCTACGTGGCCCGCCACTTCCGCGACGAGTACGCGGAGAAGCTGATGAAGAAGAACCAGGGCTGGGAGTTCCTCACCTTCCTCAACTACGTGGCCTCCGCGTACCCCAACGAGCGCTTCACGGGCGAGGCCCTCACCGCCGCCGAGCGCGAGCGGATGCTGGCCTTCAGCTACAAGCACTGGAAGAAGCACTCGCCGTACCTCAAGGGCTACCTGGCGCTGACGCTCAAGCGCGCGGGGCAGGGCAAGGACGCCGAGCGGGTCTGGGAGAGCGTCATGGACTCCGCCAAGACGAGCGAGGAGCTGGGCACGTACTGGGCGCCCGAGGACCGCAGCTGGCTCTGGTACAACGACACCACGGAGACGCACGCCTTCGCGCTGCGCACGCTGACGGAGCTGAAGCCGAAGGACCCGCGGCGCGAGGGGCTGGTGCAGTGGCTGCTGCTGGACAAGAAGCTCAACCACTGGAAGTCCACCCGCGCCACGGCGGAGGCGCTCTACGCGCTGGTGAAGTACCTCCAGTCGGAGGGGGCGCTGGGCGTGCGTGAGGACGCGAAGGTGACGGTGGGCCCGCGCGTGGTGCAGATGGAGTTCTCCCCGGACGAGTACACCGGGAAGAAGAACCAGGTGGTGGTGCCGGGGCCGGAGCTGAACCCGGCGACCATGAGCTCGGTGGTGGTGGAGAAGACGACGCCGGGCTTCGCCTTCGCCTCCGCCACGTGGCACTTCTCCACGGAGAAGCTGCCGGAGGAGGAGCGCGGCGACTTCTTCCAGGTGTCGCGGCGCTACTTCCGGCGCGAGCGCGAGGGCCGCGAGGCGGTGCTCCAGCCGCTGGCGGAAGGCGCGGCGCTCAAGCCCGGTGACGAGGTGGAGGTGCAAATCTCCCTGCGCACGAAGCACGCGGCGGAGTACGTCCACCTGAGAGACCCCCGCGCCGCGGGCCTGGAGCCGGAGAACGCGCAGTCCCGCCACAAGTGGGACCTGGGCATCGTCTGGTACGAGGAGACGCGGGACTCGGGCACCAACTTCTTCTTCGAGTGGCTGCCCGCCGGCGAGTACACCTTCAAGTACCGCCTGCGCGCCAACATGGCCGGCACCTTCCGAGTGGGCCCCGCCACCGTGCAGTCCATGTACGCGCCCGAGTTCACCGCGTACTCCACGGGCGCGGTGCTCACGGTGAGCCCGGCGAAGTAA
- a CDS encoding TIGR00282 family metallophosphoesterase, whose translation MGDVVGRPGLQAVRALLPRLVSEHGVDVCVANAENSEGGAGISPETATFLLASGIQLLTSGNHFYSKKGILPWVKEHPDLLLRPANYPKGTPGRGHGLVRLADGRALGVINLEGRVFMRTEDSPFEVVLPLVEELRKQTPCILVDMHCEASSEKNAMGVHLDGKVSAVVGTHTHVQTADERILPGGTAFITDVGMCGPLDSVIGMKKESSVARFLGEKAPYEVAEKLVYLQGVVIDIDDTTGRPRSIERVRQRLPGT comes from the coding sequence ATGGGAGATGTCGTGGGCCGCCCGGGACTCCAGGCGGTCCGCGCCCTCTTGCCCCGACTGGTCTCCGAGCATGGCGTGGACGTGTGCGTCGCCAACGCGGAGAACAGCGAGGGCGGCGCCGGCATCAGCCCGGAGACGGCGACCTTCCTGCTCGCCAGCGGCATCCAGCTGCTGACGAGCGGGAACCATTTCTACTCGAAGAAGGGCATCCTCCCCTGGGTGAAGGAACATCCGGACCTGCTGCTGCGTCCGGCGAACTACCCCAAGGGGACGCCGGGACGCGGGCACGGGCTGGTGCGGCTTGCCGACGGCCGGGCCCTGGGCGTCATCAACCTGGAGGGGCGCGTCTTCATGCGCACCGAGGACAGCCCCTTCGAGGTGGTGCTGCCCCTGGTGGAGGAATTGCGCAAGCAGACGCCCTGCATCCTGGTGGACATGCACTGCGAGGCGAGCAGCGAGAAGAACGCCATGGGCGTGCACCTGGACGGCAAGGTGTCCGCGGTGGTGGGCACGCACACGCACGTGCAGACGGCGGATGAGCGAATCCTCCCCGGCGGCACGGCCTTCATCACCGACGTGGGCATGTGTGGCCCGCTGGACTCCGTCATCGGGATGAAGAAGGAGTCCTCGGTGGCGCGCTTTCTTGGAGAGAAGGCCCCCTACGAGGTGGCCGAGAAGCTGGTGTACCTGCAGGGCGTGGTCATCGACATCGACGACACCACGGGCCGGCCCCGGAGCATCGAGCGGGTGCGCCAGCGCCTGCCGGGCACCTGA
- a CDS encoding EndoU domain-containing protein has translation MRLPLPFLALCLLTALPVLAGPGAFVSDARVDAVEQPESTKVVFTVEPGTSYPLLKKGGPGRAWCKLRGPAAEGWVLCEGAPEAAAPRAPDAAALAEADRAHSAQQARGRTEQQARFASAARESSDEERGAGDVQVASSRPATVRADWKPATGCATTCDTKPLFGKLPALTPLDREVLDLCPARPDVSVSAGDVQRFFSRHYNDARIQTALSVAGRPGARQGNLEWLTGLWVSTGPRNAFTHVFCGDEWDRGPIGGLHFLPRYAQLESEGKLCYGGPARGGSAQKGDEYLIKFRGVAPWSCGEKKLGGFSRSPDAVGLVAIGTRAFARCCARGGAKKEGGVYSAPDLGGTSWRIWCGTRNGTYGIATLYPTDEKATCGD, from the coding sequence ATGCGTCTTCCCCTCCCCTTCCTTGCCCTCTGCCTCCTCACGGCCCTCCCCGTCCTGGCCGGCCCCGGAGCCTTCGTCTCCGACGCCCGCGTGGACGCGGTGGAGCAGCCCGAGTCGACGAAGGTGGTCTTCACGGTGGAGCCGGGCACGTCGTACCCGCTCTTGAAGAAGGGCGGCCCCGGCCGCGCGTGGTGCAAGCTGCGCGGCCCCGCCGCGGAAGGCTGGGTGCTGTGCGAGGGCGCGCCGGAGGCCGCGGCGCCCCGAGCCCCGGACGCGGCGGCCCTGGCGGAGGCGGACCGGGCCCACTCCGCGCAGCAGGCCCGAGGCCGGACAGAGCAGCAGGCCCGCTTCGCCAGCGCGGCCCGGGAGTCCTCCGACGAGGAGCGCGGCGCCGGCGACGTCCAGGTCGCATCCTCGCGCCCGGCCACGGTGCGAGCGGACTGGAAGCCCGCCACGGGCTGCGCGACGACGTGTGACACGAAGCCCCTGTTCGGCAAGCTGCCGGCGCTGACGCCGCTGGACCGCGAGGTGCTGGACCTGTGCCCGGCGCGCCCGGACGTGAGCGTGAGCGCGGGGGACGTGCAGCGCTTCTTCTCCCGGCACTACAACGACGCGCGCATCCAGACGGCGCTGTCCGTCGCGGGGCGGCCGGGAGCACGGCAGGGCAACCTCGAGTGGCTCACGGGGCTGTGGGTGAGCACCGGCCCGCGCAACGCCTTCACGCACGTGTTCTGCGGAGACGAATGGGACCGTGGCCCCATTGGCGGGCTGCACTTCCTGCCGCGCTACGCACAGCTCGAGTCCGAGGGGAAGCTCTGCTACGGCGGCCCGGCTCGCGGAGGCAGTGCGCAGAAGGGTGACGAGTACCTCATCAAGTTCCGCGGCGTGGCGCCGTGGTCCTGCGGCGAGAAGAAGCTTGGCGGTTTCTCGCGCTCGCCGGACGCGGTGGGTCTGGTGGCCATCGGCACGCGGGCCTTCGCACGGTGCTGCGCGCGCGGCGGGGCGAAGAAGGAAGGCGGCGTGTACTCCGCGCCGGACCTGGGCGGCACGAGCTGGCGCATCTGGTGCGGCACCCGGAATGGCACCTACGGCATCGCCACCCTGTACCCCACCGACGAAAAGGCCACCTGCGGGGACTGA
- the tyrS gene encoding tyrosine--tRNA ligase: MTMDALRKATPEEQFEEVTRGTVDIQVPEELKKKLQRSYDAGKPLVIKAGFDPSRPDLHLGHSLLLTRMRRFQDFGHTVVFLIGDFTALIGDPTGRNATRPALTRDEVKANAETYKQQVFKVLDADKTQVRFNSTWLDALGTEGMIRLAARYSVQRMLERDDFKKRFRENVSISLHEFMYPLLQGYDSVALKSDIELGATDQLFNLLVGRQLMKEEGLEPQVIMTGPILEGLNAKLVDGKITGDKMSKSLDNYVGIDEPPETIFGKLMSITDDLMWRYLELLSAKPLKELAETRAKVQGGELHPMTVKKDFAREMAVRFHGEEGGRKAVEAWDNLKKEQPQASLELIEVSLAGAEKQLLFKLLPETKLVASATKAREAMAQGSVRVNGEKVTDLKAEYGPGEYTVQVGKARTDKPNAVRLKLG; encoded by the coding sequence ATGACCATGGACGCGCTGCGCAAGGCGACCCCCGAGGAGCAGTTCGAAGAAGTCACCCGAGGCACCGTGGATATCCAGGTGCCCGAGGAGCTGAAGAAGAAGCTCCAGCGCTCGTATGACGCGGGCAAGCCGCTGGTCATCAAGGCGGGGTTCGACCCGAGCCGGCCGGATTTGCATCTCGGCCACTCGCTCCTGCTGACGCGGATGCGGCGCTTCCAGGACTTCGGACACACGGTGGTGTTCCTCATCGGCGACTTCACGGCGCTCATCGGCGACCCGACGGGGCGCAACGCCACGCGCCCGGCGCTGACGCGCGACGAGGTGAAGGCCAACGCTGAGACGTACAAGCAGCAGGTCTTCAAGGTGCTGGACGCGGACAAGACGCAGGTGCGCTTCAACTCCACCTGGCTGGACGCGCTGGGCACGGAGGGGATGATCCGCCTGGCGGCGCGCTACTCGGTGCAGCGCATGCTGGAGCGCGACGACTTCAAGAAGCGGTTCCGGGAGAACGTCTCCATCTCCCTGCACGAGTTCATGTACCCGCTGCTGCAGGGCTACGACTCGGTGGCGCTGAAGTCGGACATCGAGCTGGGCGCGACGGATCAGCTCTTCAACCTGCTCGTGGGCCGCCAGCTCATGAAGGAGGAGGGGCTGGAGCCGCAGGTCATCATGACGGGGCCCATCCTCGAGGGGCTCAACGCGAAGCTCGTCGACGGGAAGATTACCGGCGACAAGATGTCCAAGAGCCTGGACAACTACGTGGGCATCGACGAGCCGCCGGAGACCATCTTCGGCAAGCTGATGAGCATCACCGATGACCTGATGTGGCGGTACCTGGAGCTGCTCTCCGCCAAGCCGCTGAAGGAGCTGGCGGAGACGCGGGCCAAGGTGCAGGGCGGCGAGCTGCACCCCATGACGGTGAAGAAGGACTTCGCCCGGGAGATGGCGGTGCGCTTCCACGGTGAGGAGGGCGGCCGCAAGGCGGTGGAGGCCTGGGACAACCTGAAGAAGGAGCAGCCGCAGGCGAGCCTGGAGCTCATCGAGGTGTCGCTGGCCGGCGCGGAGAAGCAGCTCCTCTTCAAGCTGCTGCCGGAGACGAAGCTGGTGGCCTCGGCGACGAAGGCCCGCGAGGCGATGGCCCAGGGCAGCGTCCGCGTCAACGGCGAGAAGGTGACGGACCTGAAGGCGGAGTACGGCCCGGGCGAGTACACCGTGCAGGTCGGCAAGGCGCGGACGGACAAGCCGAACGCAGTGCGCCTGAAGCTCGGCTGA
- a CDS encoding SAM-dependent methyltransferase, whose translation MVGSPPDMGKPYRPKDHYFQKAKQEGLRARSAFKVDELIKRFPMVKKGHVVLDLGAAPGGFLQILAEAVGTSGRVIGVDIVAIRPFTQRYVQTAVLDVLADDFDAKLSALYDGPFDAVISDMAPKTSGIKATDEARSLRLAGKALELAVARGRPGSSFVAKVFMGGDFEDFRNQVRALFEEVKVVRPEATRGASMEVYLVGLRRKAPETPAP comes from the coding sequence ATGGTAGGGAGCCCCCCTGACATGGGCAAGCCCTACCGTCCTAAAGACCACTATTTCCAGAAAGCCAAGCAAGAGGGGCTGCGCGCCCGCTCGGCGTTCAAGGTCGACGAGCTCATCAAGCGCTTCCCCATGGTGAAGAAGGGGCACGTGGTGCTCGACCTGGGGGCGGCGCCGGGAGGCTTCCTCCAGATTCTGGCGGAGGCGGTGGGGACGTCGGGGCGGGTCATCGGGGTGGACATCGTCGCCATCCGTCCCTTCACCCAGCGGTATGTGCAGACCGCGGTGCTGGACGTGCTGGCGGACGACTTCGACGCGAAGCTGTCCGCGCTGTACGACGGCCCCTTCGACGCGGTCATCTCCGACATGGCGCCCAAGACGAGCGGCATCAAGGCCACGGACGAGGCGCGCAGCCTGCGGCTCGCGGGCAAGGCGCTGGAATTGGCCGTCGCGCGGGGCCGGCCCGGCTCGTCCTTCGTGGCCAAGGTGTTCATGGGCGGGGACTTCGAGGACTTCCGCAACCAGGTGCGCGCCCTCTTCGAGGAGGTGAAGGTGGTGCGTCCCGAGGCCACGCGCGGCGCCAGCATGGAGGTCTACCTCGTGGGGCTGCGCCGGAAGGCGCCCGAGACTCCGGCACCCTGA
- a CDS encoding 5-formyltetrahydrofolate cyclo-ligase, whose translation MCKPSPLTGDEGSLRRHDFGSHLAFRGFNGRWAHGHAAGDFFCGVAAVSETVVEEAAARKQTLREELTARRKAMTPDIIDTRGLKVQSRFLAAPYYQKARTVALYAPIRGEVPTRDILIAALQDDKIVCYPLSHVHGRILSFRAIKSESELEPGRLGVREPSNSSDLIPVDQIDLFVVPGLGFTRDGKRLGRGGGYYDATLRAASQRSRRVGLAFNDQVVQVLPTTADDVDMDLIVTESESLRGLYRDWDFLDT comes from the coding sequence ATGTGCAAGCCCTCCCCTCTCACGGGGGATGAGGGAAGCCTGCGGCGGCATGATTTCGGTTCCCACCTGGCTTTCAGAGGGTTCAATGGACGCTGGGCACACGGCCATGCGGCGGGGGACTTTTTCTGCGGAGTGGCGGCGGTGAGCGAGACGGTGGTGGAAGAGGCGGCGGCGAGGAAGCAGACCCTGCGTGAGGAGTTGACGGCGCGTCGCAAGGCGATGACGCCGGACATCATCGACACGCGGGGTCTCAAGGTTCAGTCTCGGTTTCTGGCAGCTCCGTATTATCAGAAGGCGAGAACTGTGGCCTTGTATGCCCCAATTCGGGGCGAGGTGCCCACACGGGACATTTTGATCGCGGCGTTGCAGGACGACAAAATCGTCTGCTACCCGCTGTCCCACGTCCACGGGCGCATCCTCTCATTCAGGGCCATCAAGTCGGAGAGCGAGCTGGAGCCGGGAAGGCTGGGGGTGCGGGAGCCAAGCAACTCCTCGGACCTCATCCCGGTGGACCAGATAGACCTCTTCGTGGTGCCGGGCCTGGGCTTCACCCGGGACGGCAAGCGGCTGGGGCGTGGAGGTGGCTACTACGATGCCACCCTCCGTGCGGCCAGCCAGCGCAGTCGCAGGGTCGGCCTGGCGTTCAATGACCAGGTCGTCCAGGTGCTGCCCACCACGGCTGACGACGTGGACATGGACCTCATCGTGACGGAGTCCGAGTCGCTGCGCGGCCTGTACCGCGACTGGGACTTCCTGGATACGTGA